A genomic segment from Leptolyngbya boryana PCC 6306 encodes:
- a CDS encoding serine/threonine-protein kinase, whose product MQLHCTRPGCARPVNHFADLDDPNILKSVPQKFCMHCGMPLILVGRYLPTKLLGQGGFGTAFLARDRYTPGMRSCVVKQFQPSGNLKPAQLKVAQDLFEREAEVLEQLGREHPQIPDLFAFFEVTDPNSPKNAKFFYLVQEYIEGQTLEAELVQNGRFSESDMRNALEQTLKILEFVHENGSIHRDIKPSNIMRHQNGRFYLLDFGAVKFVTKAVGNIQSSTGIYSAGFAPPEQISGSQVFPASDLYALAATCVMLLTGKSPQDLFDSYNNQWNWRKQAQVSSQFADVLDRMLRHAPAERFQSATEVLAALAPKPTPPPPTPPLPTPTPQRSPIISRFSTLEWIGGSIFTGFEAGILAIAMVSLLGTTLISATFWLMLVGILLLAQYWRFIEKIDLVILAGVSLLTVGFVRQLNEAGEFVRAGHPALNVLIFAGLTALVALAIGLVFRLIFNLVSRLL is encoded by the coding sequence ATGCAGCTACACTGCACTCGTCCTGGTTGTGCCCGTCCTGTGAATCATTTCGCAGACCTAGACGACCCCAACATCTTAAAATCTGTTCCCCAGAAATTTTGTATGCATTGTGGCATGCCATTGATATTGGTGGGACGGTATTTGCCGACAAAATTATTGGGACAAGGCGGATTTGGCACAGCATTTCTGGCGCGCGATCGCTATACGCCAGGCATGAGATCGTGTGTGGTCAAGCAGTTTCAACCTTCTGGCAATCTCAAGCCTGCTCAGCTCAAAGTTGCTCAAGATCTGTTTGAACGAGAAGCCGAAGTGCTCGAGCAACTCGGACGAGAACATCCGCAGATTCCCGATTTGTTCGCGTTTTTTGAAGTCACTGATCCGAATTCTCCGAAAAACGCCAAATTCTTTTACTTAGTTCAGGAATATATTGAAGGGCAAACCTTAGAAGCAGAGCTAGTTCAAAACGGAAGATTTTCTGAGTCAGACATGCGCAACGCTCTAGAGCAAACCCTGAAGATTTTAGAGTTTGTGCATGAGAATGGCTCAATTCATCGGGATATTAAGCCTTCTAATATCATGCGTCATCAGAATGGGCGCTTCTACTTGCTCGATTTCGGAGCAGTCAAATTTGTCACAAAGGCGGTTGGAAATATTCAAAGTTCAACCGGGATTTACTCCGCAGGATTTGCTCCGCCCGAACAGATTTCAGGCAGCCAGGTTTTTCCTGCAAGTGACTTGTACGCTCTAGCAGCCACTTGTGTGATGTTACTCACTGGAAAATCGCCGCAAGATTTATTTGATAGCTATAACAACCAGTGGAATTGGCGAAAGCAGGCTCAAGTCAGTTCGCAATTTGCAGATGTCCTCGATCGTATGCTGCGTCATGCTCCAGCAGAGCGCTTTCAATCTGCAACTGAAGTGCTCGCCGCCCTCGCTCCAAAACCCACTCCCCCACCTCCCACTCCCCCACTCCCCACTCCGACTCCTCAGCGATCGCCGATTATTTCCCGCTTCTCAACCCTAGAATGGATCGGCGGATCAATCTTCACTGGATTTGAGGCAGGCATTTTAGCGATCGCAATGGTGAGCCTGCTCGGAACAACCCTCATCAGTGCGACCTTCTGGCTGATGTTGGTTGGAATTCTGCTCTTGGCACAGTACTGGCGATTCATTGAAAAGATTGATCTCGTGATTTTGGCAGGCGTTTCACTGTTGACGGTTGGATTTGTCAGGCAGCTAAATGAGGCAGGTGAATTTGTTCGGGCAGGTCATCCGGCACTGAATGTTTTAATTTTTGCAGGCTTAACGGCGTTGGTTGCACTCGCGATCGGACTTGTATTTCGTTTAATATTCAACCTAGTTTCTCGACTCTTATGA
- the hpf gene encoding ribosome hibernation-promoting factor, HPF/YfiA family encodes MKLVIQGKNIEITDAIREYVHQKIEKAVNHYQALTTEVDVHLSVARNPRVAKQIAEVTIYANGTVVRAEEASENLYASIDLVADKISRRLRKYKEKRANHRHEKTTELLEGQPVVEELRLDREPELPAQVVRTKYFSMPPMTVDQAIEQLELVGHDFYMFRNIETGEINVAYERNHGGYGVIQPRNGNGHTHQNGNGKHATETASSLIS; translated from the coding sequence ATGAAGCTTGTGATTCAGGGAAAGAACATTGAAATCACAGATGCGATTCGAGAGTACGTTCACCAAAAAATTGAAAAAGCGGTGAACCACTACCAGGCATTAACAACCGAAGTCGATGTTCATCTCTCTGTCGCCCGAAACCCTCGCGTTGCAAAACAAATTGCAGAGGTCACGATCTATGCGAACGGAACTGTCGTTCGCGCCGAAGAAGCCAGCGAAAATCTTTACGCCAGTATTGATTTAGTCGCAGATAAAATTAGTCGGAGACTCCGAAAATACAAAGAAAAACGTGCAAATCATCGTCATGAAAAAACGACTGAACTTCTAGAAGGACAGCCTGTGGTAGAAGAGTTGCGGCTCGACCGAGAACCGGAACTGCCTGCCCAAGTGGTTCGGACGAAGTATTTCTCAATGCCACCGATGACCGTTGATCAAGCGATCGAGCAGCTAGAACTTGTCGGACATGACTTCTATATGTTCCGCAATATCGAGACGGGTGAAATCAACGTCGCTTATGAACGGAATCACGGGGGATACGGTGTCATTCAACCGCGCAACGGCAACGGACACACTCACCAAAATGGGAATGGTAAACACGCGACTGAGACTGCCAGCTCGCTAATTTCATAA
- the lipB gene encoding lipoyl(octanoyl) transferase LipB has translation MRSCFLYSQGLVPYQTAWKWQRSLVNERKENAALDDILILLEHPPVYTLGQGSDIGFLKFAPGEYELHRIERGGEVTYHCPGQLVGYPILNLQYYRKDLHWYLRQLEEVIIRVLAMYELEGIRIPGLTGVWVEGRKLAAIGIKVSRWITMHGFALNVCPDLTGFERIVPCGIADKPVGSLAQFVPGITVEEVKERIAIAFAEVFEVTLHEHTFSSGQA, from the coding sequence ATGCGATCGTGTTTTTTGTACTCTCAAGGGTTAGTGCCTTATCAAACTGCCTGGAAATGGCAGCGATCGCTGGTGAATGAGCGCAAAGAGAATGCGGCTCTCGATGATATTTTAATTTTGCTAGAACATCCTCCTGTTTACACACTTGGACAGGGTTCGGATATCGGATTTCTCAAGTTTGCTCCGGGTGAGTATGAATTGCATCGAATTGAGCGCGGTGGAGAAGTAACCTATCACTGCCCTGGGCAACTGGTGGGCTATCCGATTTTGAATTTGCAGTACTATCGCAAGGATTTGCATTGGTATCTGCGACAGTTGGAAGAAGTGATCATCCGAGTTCTAGCAATGTATGAATTAGAAGGAATTCGGATTCCAGGATTGACTGGGGTTTGGGTTGAGGGACGAAAGTTAGCAGCGATTGGGATAAAAGTCAGTCGTTGGATTACGATGCATGGGTTTGCGTTGAATGTCTGCCCTGATTTGACTGGATTTGAGCGAATTGTGCCGTGTGGGATTGCAGATAAGCCGGTCGGAAGTTTGGCGCAGTTTGTTCCAGGCATTACGGTCGAAGAGGTCAAAGAAAGAATTGCGATCGCGTTTGCTGAAGTCTTTGAAGTCACTCTCCATGAACACACTTTCTCGTCGGGGCAAGCATAA
- a CDS encoding substrate-binding domain-containing protein: MTQKNEAPALLFSLLITGSLIAAGVWWLAEKSGIPVGNFEPKPSTTALPNSKPSADWTEVQNVPPGIFNYGGSTSWAPIRLSVDAALQAARPEFRLRYVNPVGSAPSSAVGIQMLLNGQIQFAQSSRPITPQEQQDAQQKGLSLKEIPIAIDGIAIAVHPSQSAPGLTLDQLREIYLGRITNWQQVGGQDLAIVVFSRRDLDGNIFSEQVLKGQPLPATTQIVGTTTEGLQKVGSTPGGIYFASAPEVVPQCTVKTMPLGTTNQFVAAYEGSLATCPTRNRLNTKAFQDGTYPLTRNLSVIVKQNNSREQQAGEAYANLLLSTPAQEAIAKAGFVRVR; the protein is encoded by the coding sequence ATGACTCAGAAAAACGAAGCCCCTGCTTTACTTTTTTCGTTGTTGATTACAGGTAGCTTGATTGCTGCTGGCGTTTGGTGGCTAGCTGAGAAATCAGGCATTCCGGTTGGTAATTTTGAGCCGAAGCCCTCTACGACTGCTTTGCCCAATTCAAAGCCCTCAGCCGATTGGACAGAGGTGCAGAATGTCCCACCTGGAATTTTTAATTATGGTGGCAGTACGTCTTGGGCACCGATTCGTTTGAGTGTGGATGCAGCACTACAAGCTGCTCGTCCCGAATTTCGACTGCGTTATGTGAATCCAGTTGGCAGCGCGCCTAGCTCAGCAGTCGGCATTCAGATGTTGTTGAATGGTCAAATTCAGTTTGCTCAATCTTCACGACCTATCACGCCACAAGAGCAGCAAGACGCACAGCAAAAAGGCTTGAGCTTGAAAGAAATTCCCATCGCGATCGATGGCATTGCGATCGCAGTTCACCCCTCTCAATCTGCGCCGGGATTAACCCTCGATCAACTCCGCGAGATTTACTTAGGGCGGATTACCAATTGGCAACAAGTCGGCGGGCAGGATTTAGCGATCGTCGTTTTTTCACGTCGGGATCTCGATGGCAATATCTTCTCTGAGCAAGTACTCAAAGGACAGCCTTTACCTGCAACGACTCAGATTGTTGGCACCACAACAGAGGGATTACAAAAAGTAGGCTCAACTCCTGGGGGAATCTACTTTGCTTCAGCGCCTGAAGTTGTGCCGCAGTGTACTGTGAAAACAATGCCGTTGGGAACGACGAATCAGTTTGTTGCAGCTTACGAAGGATCGCTTGCAACTTGTCCAACTCGGAATCGATTAAATACAAAAGCCTTTCAGGATGGCACTTATCCGCTGACCCGCAATCTTTCGGTAATTGTGAAACAAAACAATAGCAGAGAACAACAAGCAGGTGAAGCATATGCGAATCTGCTTTTGAGTACTCCAGCACAGGAGGCGATCGCGAAAGCAGGATTTGTGCGCGTGCGTTAA
- a CDS encoding histidine kinase, with translation MNTLSRRGKHKIFIGMSPGVGKTVKMLEEARGLKQEGVDVVIGLLETHNREETAQKAIGLEQVPRQQLLVSGVVLTEMDTAAVMARQPQLALIDELAHTNVPGSKYEKRYQDVEEILAAGIDVFSTVNIQHLESLNDLVARITGVVVRERIPDRVLEQADEIVVVDVTPETLEERLKDGKIYAPEKIDQALQNFFQRRNLIALRELALREIADNVEEKEIESENASFCNIHERILVCISTYPNSIQLLRRGARIAGYMHGLLYCLFVNAPDRFLTKAETLHIETCEQICQEFGGQFIRVTEPDRAKAIAQVAQEYRITQIVIGESRRSYWSTLIRGSLTQRLLKSLRNIDVHIIATEPRGN, from the coding sequence ATGAACACACTTTCTCGTCGGGGCAAGCATAAGATTTTCATCGGCATGTCGCCTGGTGTTGGGAAGACGGTCAAGATGCTTGAAGAAGCGCGCGGCTTGAAACAAGAAGGTGTCGATGTTGTCATCGGGCTACTCGAAACGCATAACCGAGAGGAAACCGCGCAAAAAGCGATCGGGCTAGAACAAGTCCCCCGCCAACAACTGCTGGTTTCGGGAGTTGTCCTCACTGAAATGGATACAGCAGCAGTGATGGCTCGCCAGCCTCAGCTTGCGTTGATTGATGAGCTAGCGCATACGAATGTGCCAGGTTCAAAGTACGAGAAGCGATATCAAGATGTCGAAGAAATTTTGGCAGCGGGAATTGATGTGTTCTCGACCGTCAACATTCAGCATCTAGAAAGCTTGAATGATCTGGTAGCTCGAATTACGGGCGTTGTTGTCCGAGAGAGAATCCCCGATCGCGTTTTAGAACAAGCCGATGAGATTGTCGTAGTTGATGTGACTCCTGAAACGTTGGAGGAGCGGCTCAAAGATGGCAAAATCTATGCGCCTGAGAAGATTGATCAAGCTTTGCAAAACTTTTTTCAGCGTCGGAATTTGATTGCACTTAGAGAGCTAGCGCTGCGAGAGATTGCAGATAATGTTGAAGAGAAGGAAATTGAAAGTGAGAATGCTTCCTTCTGTAACATTCATGAGCGCATCTTAGTCTGCATTTCGACTTATCCCAATTCGATTCAGTTACTTCGGCGCGGAGCTAGAATTGCAGGATATATGCACGGGCTACTTTACTGCCTGTTTGTCAACGCGCCGGATCGATTTTTAACGAAAGCAGAAACCTTACATATTGAGACTTGTGAGCAGATCTGTCAGGAGTTTGGCGGTCAATTTATTCGCGTGACAGAACCCGATCGAGCAAAAGCGATCGCACAAGTTGCTCAAGAGTACCGAATTACGCAAATTGTGATTGGGGAAAGTCGTCGATCGTACTGGAGCACTTTGATTCGCGGCTCTCTGACTCAGCGATTGCTAAAATCCTTGCGCAACATTGATGTGCATATTATTGCAACAGAGCCACGAGGAAATTAA